The DNA region GCCGATCCGCGGCCCGTGCGGCGTCCCCGCCGGGGCGGCCACCGTAGGCAGACCGATACGAACCGATCGGTAGGCGCGGGGTCGGGGAGGATGGGGGCATGACCACGACGACGACCGCTACGACCATCGCGACGAGGGCGGGGCGGGGGCGCGGGGCCGCGGGGGAGTCCGGGCGCGGGGCTGCGCGTGACGCGGGGCGCGAGGCGGCGCGTGAAGCGGCGCGCGGGGCCGCGCGTGAGGCGGTCGCGCGCGGGCCCGTACGCGGGGCGGCGCGCGGGCCCGCGGCGGCCGGGATCAGCGTTCCCGGGCTGACGCCGGCCGCGCACGGGGTGTGCGAACACGTCCTCGTGGACTGCCGGTTGCGCGCGGCGACCGAGCTGTTCGCGCACGCCTGGGACCCGTTGGTGGTCGCCGCGCTGTCGAACGGACCGCTGCGGCGCCGCGCCCTGCTCGCCTCGACCGGCGGCATGAGCGACAAGGTCCTCACCGAGACGCTGCGCCGTCTGCTCGCCAACGGCCTGGTGGAGCGCCGCAGTTACCCCGCGGCGCCGCCGCGCGTCGAGTACGGCCTGACGCCGCTGGGCGCGAGCCTCGCGGCCGGTCCACTGCGCGCGATGGCCGACTGGACGACGGCGCACGGGGAGGAGCTGCTGGAGGCGCAGGAGCGGGCGACGCGGGGGTAGCGCGGGGCGCGGTCGGCGCGGTCGGCGCGGTCGGCGCGGTCGCGGGGGTGGCGTACGACCGGGCGCGTACCGCCGTACGACCGGGCGCGTACCGCCGCGCGAGCCCGTACCGTCCGGGGGGGACCGTACCGCTCGGGGGGACCGTAGCCTTCAGGCGGCCGGCGCGGTGAGGGCCGCGACCTGCTCGGTCGTCCAGCGGCCGGCGCCGCCCGGCCGGGCGGCGAGGTACGCGGCGATCTGGTCGGCGGTCCACGCCCCGGCGTCGCGCAGGCCGGCCGCGAGGTGCGCGAGGTACGGCGCCGAGGGCACGGTGTGCTCGACCCCGTCCACGCCCCACGGCGCGGTGAACGTGAGCAGCGGTACGCCGTCGAGCGCGCCCGGGCAGACCACCGTCTCGTAGCGGCCGGGTCCGAGCCGCTGCCGCCCGGTCCGCAGCGCCTCGCCGAGGTCGAGGTCGCGGCCGGGCGCCCGGTACATCTCCTGCGCCACGATGTCGCCGAACTGCTCCGCCGTGATCAGATGGGCGCGCGCCCACGCCCGCCCGGCCGCGCCCGGGTCGTAGAACGCCCGGCCGCCCGCCCAGACCGGGGAGCGGGTGGCGAAGTAGACGGTGCCGGGCAGTTCGACGGCGACGGACTCGCGCGGCATCCGCGGGTCCCGGCAGCCGGGGTAGGCGCGGGCGCCGCCGGAGTCCGTACCGCTCGGGTGGTGCGGGTCCGCGGCCGGAGCGCCTCCCTCCACGTACCAGCGCAGGCGGTCGCGGTGCATGTTCGAGCCGTACGCGGCGTACCAGACCGGTCCGGCTGCGGCGGCGGCCGACGCGACGCGGGCCTCCGCGCGCCGCACCGAGTCGCCCACACCGCCCACACCACTTCCGCCGGTCACACCACTCCCGCTGCTCACACCGCTCCCGCCGCTCCCGCCGTTCACACTCCCGAGTATCGCCCGCGGGGGGCCGGGGGGTCGGTCAGGCCGTGCCGCAGCGGCAGCACGGCGAGGTCCATGTCGACGCGGAAGCCGATGTCCTTCAGGAGGCGGGCGTCCTCGGGGTCGCCGACGTGGTCGCGCGCCCAGGTGCTGCCGATGTCGCGGAAGATGCGGTTGCTCGCGCGGTCTATCAGGACCCAGTGGGTGCCGTAGGTGTACGGCCGTACGTGGTCGCGCATGACCGCCCACAGCCGGTCGAGGAAGTCGGCGACCGTCGCGCCGTCGCCGAGCGGGAACTCGGTGCGGAAGTCGCGGAAGTCCGGGTGCACCGCGCTCAGGTCGACGGAGAGCATGCGGCTGGCGATGCCCTCCCGGGCGCTGGCGACGGCCTGGTCCACCAACTGCGCGACCTGCTGCGGGGTGACGAACCGGGACAGGGTGGTGGGGATGACCTCCTCCAGTGTGTCGCGCACCACCGACTGCAGGAGTTCGGCGTTGCCGGCCGAGCCGTGCCGCATGCCGTCCACGTACGCGGTGACCGAGACGTGCTCGGGGAAGTCGCCCGGCGCGTACAGCACTTCGGGCTTCTTCCACAGCACGGCGAAGAACGCGCCGGAGACCAGCACGGGAAACGTGACCGCGAAGGCGGTGAGCGTGCCCTGGACCGCGCCGCTCGACAGCGTGGCGGCGATCCCCACGGTGGTCTCGGACACGCCGAGGAAGAGGGAGATGATCCACAGGGGGTTGAGCACCCTCGGCAGCGGATGCGCCGGGCCCGGGACGTCCTGCTCACTCGACATCCCGCCAGCATCGCAGTTCGCGGCCACCCACGAGGCGGTTCCCCGACCGCTGTCAAGCGGTGAGGCGACAGGGCCGCCGGATCAGGTCACGCCGCGACGGCGCGGACGAGGAGCGTCCCGATGTGCTCGGGGTGAGGCGCATCGAGGATCTGGGCCTCGGCGGTGGCGAACCCGGCCCGGATCAGCAGGCGTTCCCACACGGCGGGGCGGTAGCTGTAGCGGTAGGTGAACATCGCCCTGCCTGCGAAGCCCCCCTTGTACATGCCCTGCGGCCCGTACGCGCCGGGGATGGCCGGGGGTTGGGAGAAGACGAAGACGCCACCGGGTCCGAGGCGCCGGCGGACGAGGGGGAACAGGCGCCCCGGGTCGGTGAACCACGCGGCTCCGAAGATCGAGTAGACGGCGTCGTACGTCTCCTCGTGCGTGCTCAGGTACTCCAGGACCTCGGAGCAGACGAACTCCGCGCCGCTGCCGGACCACTTGGCGGTGGTCTTCTCCACCATGACAGGAGAGAGGTCGACGCCTCGTGCCGTGATGCCGCGTCGAGCGAGATGGGCGAGGGCACGGCCGGTGCCGCAGCCGATCTCCAGCGCCGAGCGCGGATCGCCGAGCAGCTCCGCGCCGGGCCCGTGCCCGGCGTACTGGGTCCAGCAGAAGCTCGGCTCCGCGTCGTCCCGAAAGGCGGAGGCGGCGAAGACGTCCCACAGTTCCGTCTCGGCGGCGATGTCGTGCTGTGCGGGCAAGGCGGTTTCCTCTTCGAGAGCGAAAGGTCCGGCCCCTGCCCTCCCGGGGGGCGTGGACAGGGGCAGCGCCGGGCCGTTCATCAGTGGCTGTCGGGGACCTTGTTGTCGCAAGGCGAGCAGTCCGTTCCGTCGATCGCCCACAGCTCCTCGTCGACCTCGAAGCCGATGGACTTCAGGAAGTCCGCTGTGCGCAAGCACAGTCCGTCGCTGCGGCGCTCGATGAACGGGGCGTGGTGCTTGTATCGACCCTGGTTGTACACCTCGCACAGGGACCACCACACCGGCGTGTCGAGGATGAGCTGGTGCACGCCGATGTCGACGAGCTTGCCGACGCCCAAGTGGACCTCGGGGTGTTCCATGCAGCCGATGGTGTACATGACGGCGTTGCCGAGGATGCGCTCGGCCATGTCGCGGACCATCGTGTGGTCGCGGAGCAGCAGGGCGGCCTCGCGGTCCCAGAGGGGGCGAGGCCCCATCGTCGTGCCGCGCGAGCTGCTGGTCGACTTCGGCCCGAAGGAGGTCGTTCGCGTGCCCGACATCATCGGCCTGGAGGAGTTCGACCGGCTCTTCACTCAGTTCGAGCACACGGCGTGGCGGCTGGAGACGCGTCGGCGTTACGCGTCGGACGAACTCACGGACACCTACGCGCAGTTCGTTTGGGGCGAGCCCCACGCCGTAACAGCGCCGTTGGAGAGACGATCCTCAACCTGCGGCGAGAGGAAGCCGAGCGGCTCGATCTGCCCGCCGAGGACTTCTGGATCTTCGACTCCCGGCTGGTCGCGCTGCTCGACTTCGACGAGGCCGACACCCTCGTCGGCGTCGAGCTGATCAGGGAGCCCGCCGCGGTACTGCGGTACGCCATGGTGCGCGACGCAGCACTGCATCATGCTGTCCCCTACCAGGAGTTCGCGGCTCGGCTGACCGCGGAGGAGGGCTGAGGCAGGTGCGTACCGGTGAGCACGGACTACCAGCAGGCACGGGAGGCGCTCGGAGCACGCCTGCGGGAACTCCGGCTCTCCGCCCACGAACGTCGGCTCACCGGCGGCGAACTCGGCGAGCAGTGCGGGTGGAACAAGTCCAAGGTCAGCAGACTGGAGAACGGCAAGCAGACGCCGACTCCCGATGACCTGCGCAAGTGGGCGCAGGCGACCGGCCGGCCGGAAGCGTACGGCGAACTGCTCGCGCGCCTCCGGGGCTTCGAGTCCCACATCAGGTCGTGGCGGCGCCAGCTGGCCTCGGGACACAGGCCGGTCCAGGACACCCACCTGAACGCCCACACCGACGCTTCGGTGTTCCGCGGCTGGGAGTCCTCGATGGTCTTCGGGATCCTGCAGACTCCGGACTACGCCCGGGCGATCTTCACCAGGTACGCCGAACTCCAACGATCGCCACGCGACACCGAGCAGGCCGTGTTGTCCCGCACGAAGCGGCAGGAGACGCTGTACGACTCCTCGAAACGCTTCCACCTCCTGCTGTGGGAGGCAGCCCTCCACGCGTTGATCTGTCCGCCGTCCGTGCTCGCGGCCCAGCTCGACCGGCTCGCAGGAACCGTCGGTCTCGAAACGGTCGAGCTGGGGATCGTTCCGCTGTCCGCCCCGCTCAGGATTCCTCCGGCCACCGCCTTCTGGATCTACGACGACCGTCAGCTGATCGTCGAAAACTGGCACGCCGAGTTGTGGATCGACGACGAGGCGAGCGTCGACGTCCACCTGCGGGCGTGGAAAACGCTTTGCCAGTCCGCGGTGTACGGAGTCGACGCGCAGAATCTCATCACCGCGGCCAGGCGAACGCTGCGCTCCTGACCTCGGCGAGCCGGCGCCCCGCCGCGCCGTGCGTGTGCGCGCCGACGCCGGGCCGCACCCCGCCGGTCAGCGGTAACCACGTGGCGGCTGGAGGCCGACTCGTAGGCCCCTCCAGGTGAGGTCTCCGGTCTCAATGCGCCCTGGACGCTGACGGGTACCGTGGCCGCATCGGAGGATCTGGTCAGGAGCGCACACATGGACCGACGTGGATTTCTCACCATCGCCGGGGCTTCGCTGACCGCGCTCGGCGTGAGCTGGGCCGAGGCACCGGGTGCTGTCGCCGCTGTCAGCAATGGAGAACGCGTCACGGATCGGCGCGTGACGGCTCTGGAGCAGCGCGTCGAAAGCCTTCGGCAGATGGACGACGAGATGGGTGGGGCGCGGCTGTTGGAGTACGCCCAGAGCGACCTGTCCTTGATCACGATGACCATCAAGAACGGCACGTACACCGACGCCTTGGGTGCCCGTCTCCACTCGCTGGCGGCGCAGGTGGCGTACCTGGCCGGGTGGATGGCCTACGACAGCGGGCTGCACTCCCTCGGGCAGCGGTACTACGTGGCGGCGCTGCGGGCCGCGCGCACGGCCGGCGAACACGACCTCGGCAGCTTCCTGCTCGCCGAGATGGGCGTCCACGCCTCGGACGGCGGATACAACCGCGAACGCGTCAGCCTCCTGCGCACCGCCCTCGACCAGAGCAAGAAGGTTCCCCTGGCGACCCGGGCCTACCTGTACCTGCACCTCGCCGCTGCGCTTGCGCAGCAGAGCGAGCACCGGGAGGCGGCCTCGGCACTGCACACGTCCGAGAAGTTGTACGACCGGTCAGGGGACAGCCGGGGCGAGTGGCTCAAGTGGTTCGGCGAGTCGCAGATCAACAGCACCAGGGGCAAGGTCATGCTCTGGGCCGGCGACTCCGAGGTCGCCACTGACTACCTGGCCGCTTCGGTGCAGTCGTCCGTGCCCCGTGACAAGGCGGTGCGGGTCGGCCGCCTCGCCGAGGCGCACCTGGCCGGCGGCGACCTCGACGGCGCCCTCACGGCAGCC from Actinacidiphila sp. DG2A-62 includes:
- a CDS encoding winged helix-turn-helix transcriptional regulator — translated: MTTTTTATTIATRAGRGRGAAGESGRGAARDAGREAAREAARGAAREAVARGPVRGAARGPAAAGISVPGLTPAAHGVCEHVLVDCRLRAATELFAHAWDPLVVAALSNGPLRRRALLASTGGMSDKVLTETLRRLLANGLVERRSYPAAPPRVEYGLTPLGASLAAGPLRAMADWTTAHGEELLEAQERATRG
- a CDS encoding histone deacetylase — encoded protein: MHRDRLRWYVEGGAPAADPHHPSGTDSGGARAYPGCRDPRMPRESVAVELPGTVYFATRSPVWAGGRAFYDPGAAGRAWARAHLITAEQFGDIVAQEMYRAPGRDLDLGEALRTGRQRLGPGRYETVVCPGALDGVPLLTFTAPWGVDGVEHTVPSAPYLAHLAAGLRDAGAWTADQIAAYLAARPGGAGRWTTEQVAALTAPAA
- a CDS encoding class I SAM-dependent methyltransferase, with amino-acid sequence MPAQHDIAAETELWDVFAASAFRDDAEPSFCWTQYAGHGPGAELLGDPRSALEIGCGTGRALAHLARRGITARGVDLSPVMVEKTTAKWSGSGAEFVCSEVLEYLSTHEETYDAVYSIFGAAWFTDPGRLFPLVRRRLGPGGVFVFSQPPAIPGAYGPQGMYKGGFAGRAMFTYRYSYRPAVWERLLIRAGFATAEAQILDAPHPEHIGTLLVRAVAA
- a CDS encoding helix-turn-helix domain-containing protein; this encodes MSTDYQQAREALGARLRELRLSAHERRLTGGELGEQCGWNKSKVSRLENGKQTPTPDDLRKWAQATGRPEAYGELLARLRGFESHIRSWRRQLASGHRPVQDTHLNAHTDASVFRGWESSMVFGILQTPDYARAIFTRYAELQRSPRDTEQAVLSRTKRQETLYDSSKRFHLLLWEAALHALICPPSVLAAQLDRLAGTVGLETVELGIVPLSAPLRIPPATAFWIYDDRQLIVENWHAELWIDDEASVDVHLRAWKTLCQSAVYGVDAQNLITAARRTLRS
- a CDS encoding transcriptional regulator; the protein is MDRRGFLTIAGASLTALGVSWAEAPGAVAAVSNGERVTDRRVTALEQRVESLRQMDDEMGGARLLEYAQSDLSLITMTIKNGTYTDALGARLHSLAAQVAYLAGWMAYDSGLHSLGQRYYVAALRAARTAGEHDLGSFLLAEMGVHASDGGYNRERVSLLRTALDQSKKVPLATRAYLYLHLAAALAQQSEHREAASALHTSEKLYDRSGDSRGEWLKWFGESQINSTRGKVMLWAGDSEVATDYLAASVQSSVPRDKAVRVGRLAEAHLAGGDLDGALTAANHGVDLLERKVSSHRAVDRLRNFSGKLAAFSTETAVKEFRERLKALPEMAAA